A window from Telopea speciosissima isolate NSW1024214 ecotype Mountain lineage chromosome 8, Tspe_v1, whole genome shotgun sequence encodes these proteins:
- the LOC122670340 gene encoding acyl transferase 4, translated as MNFSVSRAARGMVQPSGLIPSGMLHLSSIDRLPVLRCNARTLHVFRHGHEAAKIIREALSKALVHYYPLAGWLMESSQGELQIACTGEGIWFVEASADCSVDAVNYFDDIQMAKYDKLLPDHPPEVDGLDPLVLMQVTQFTCGGFVMGLIFCHSICDGLGAAQFLSAVGELARGLHHPTIAPVWCREALTTKAPQVYATGKANPPPPPPLPSLPDYQLEHATIDITPDQINQLKHEFQKSTGRTCSTFEVVAASMWGCRTRAINLDKDAKVTLVFFANTRQLLHPPLPEGFYGNCFFPVTITVSSERVSQASHAEVVKLIQESKSMLPIQFTNWLNGDSGDVNPFAPPLSYTTVFRSEWGRLGFTKVDYGWAPPIHMIPIQGSSIIPVAIVGAPPNPKTGIRLMTWSVRRPHLLNFLEQMINLT; from the exons ATGAATTTCTCTGTAAGCCGGGCTGCTCGAGGCATGGTTCAGCCATCTGGGCTGATACCCTCTGGTATGCTCCATCTCTCATCCATCGACAGATTGCCAGTTCTGCGGTGCAATGCTAGAACATTGCATGTATTTAGGCATGGCCATGAAGCTGCCAAGATCATTAGGGAAGCCTTGTCCAAGGCACTGGTTCATTACTATCCCCTTGCAGGGTGGCTCATGGAATCAAGCCAGGGTGAACTCCAGATTGCATGTACTGGAGAAGGCATCTGGTTTGTCGAGGCATCTGCTGATTGTAGTGTCGATGCTGTCAATTATTTTGACGACATCCAAATGGCCAAATATGACAAGCTCCTTCCGGATCATCCCCCTGAAGTCGATGGCCTAGACCCACTGGTGCTGATGCAG GTGACCCAGTTTACATGTGGAGGGTTTGTGATGGGGCTCATTTTCTGCCACAGCATATGTGATGGGCTGGGAGCCGCACAGTTCCTCAGCGCCGTTGGCGAGTTGGCCAGAGGCTTGCACCATCCCACCATTGCGCCAGTATGGTGTAGAGAAGCACTCACAACAAAGGCACCACAAGTATATGCAACTGGGAAGGCAaaccctccaccaccaccaccactgccatcCTTACCAGACTACCAGCTGGAGCATGCCACTATAGACATTACCCCAGACCAGATCAATCAGCTCAAGCATGAGTTCCAGAAGTCAACAGGTCGAACTTGCTCCACCTTTGAAGTAGTAGCTGCTAGTATGTGGGGATGCAGGACAAGAGCCATAAATTTAGATAAGGATGCCAAAGTCACACTCGTGTTCTTTGCAAACACCCGTCAGCTCCTGCACCCACCACTGCCAGAGGGTTTTTATGGCAACTGTTTCTTTCCAGTAACAATCACCGTTTCTAGTGAGAGAGTTTCACAGGCCTCGCATGCTGAGGTTGTGAAACTCATACAGGAGTCCAAGTCAATGCTGCCAATCCAATTCACCAACTGGTTAAATGGTGATTCTGGAGATGTAAACCCATTTGCACCACCCCTCTCCTACACAACAGTGTTCAGATCAGAGTGGGGCCGACTGGGATTCACCAAGGTCGACTATGGATGGGCCCCCCCAATTCACATGATACCAATTCAGGGCTCCAGCATCATCCCCGTGGCAATTGTAGGAGCACCACCCAACCCAAAGACGGGCATCCGTCTGATGACATGGAGTGTCAGGAGGCCTCACCTACTGAACTTCCTTGAACAAATGATTAACCTCACTTGA